TGAAGACATAATCGAACACAAGCATCATAGGAAATCACAGCACACCAAGGACCTTGTGCACTGATTCCAATCACACATCAATAtataaaacaaactgaaataataataataatgaactCCCTGCATTAGGGAGGGGCAAACTTTTGCTGACTAGAAATAGCATATCCACTACCTTGCATGAAATGTGGGGAGGCGAGCAGGTAAAGAGCTTATAGGCACATTAACTTCTTTGCCAGCTGCAGTCCTGTAATGCAGAAGAGATATTTTTAAGTTCTTGCCAGGATACATGAACTCAATACGTGAAAGCAAAATGTCCAAACAAACCTTTCAGATGGGTCAGGAATCCCATTTTCAGTTCCATTCAGTGCAATATTgctagaataaataaaaattgatgatTTTGGATTATCTGTAGCTACATTACTACTCAAATTTGCAACATCAGGTACACTATTAGctctaaaatatgaaattttctcAACCATGTTTTCAAGGTTTACAGTAGAACTGATAGGAGGTGCACTGGGCATATCTTTACAAAGAAGCTTTTTGTCCATTGCTGGTTCACGGAAGTCCTGCAAGCATTTATCCAACTTAGAACTGCTGGTAGCACAGTACACAAATTATCAATAGAACACTGGCTAAAGCAGAAGATTATACGGTCTTATAATCATGTTTACAGGACTTGGAGAATGAATTTAGAAGCAACATACTATTTCACAATCCAGCTAATATTTATGGGGTCTATACCAAAAAATGTTCTAATATTATCATCATTGCATTTCTTTAGAAATAACCAAATTTGACAGATAATTTAGTTATAGGTTGCCATCAAGCCAATCCACAGGGACTAGGTTAGATGCATGTAAATTCAATTCAAAGATGGAAggaaattgtaaaaaaaaaaaggtaaataaATAATTGCACACATATTAGTAATTTCTTGTTGCCTGCTATCAGCATGTTAAGCCTCCCAAAGATATGTTTCTGGTTGATTTACATATTATTAGATGGTTTCCTATAGACCAATTTTGCTGATATCCTTTTACCAAGAAATGGTAATGATTACAGCTTTAAGTATAGCTTTTAAATTCTGTAATTATTAAAcctaaatttattagttttctttttaattacttACTGACTTAATAAATATTACTTGGTAACTATGGGCATTACAAGCCACTAAAGATAAAATGCAGCAACGTAAAGGGAATGTAAGGTAACTACAGATCATCACATCACAAAGGTTGCTAATTTCTAAGGTTGCAAATTTGAAACCACCTGAAGGCTATGTTGCCAACTCACCTCAGTTTGTATACTAAATGCAAggtgtttaataggtttaaaaATTACCAGTTTTTCTATATTAGATACACTATAATGATAAGACATTCTTACGTCTAAAAAGCAAGGACTTTAGAATTTGTGCAAAATCTTGTGTGTTACTGGAAGACCAATTCTGAATGAAAAAAGTGAAATATAAAAGTAATTCCATCTCTATTGTGCCGCCTCTGTAGTATTGACTAAATGAGTCGGCTTTGTAGTATTGACTAAATGAAGTCAAGACTAGTTATCACTCTGACTTATTTATGTATAGGGACTTGACCCCAAATCACACACAAGCTTGGGATCCCACACTATGTATGAGCAAGATTGCATTAATTCCAGCTAATTTCATTTTTACATGACAGTGCTCAAGAAGGCTGAACCAACAGAATAAAAGTTCCAAAAATCACACATCACATGCATGATAATATTTACTTCATcgtgaaaataaaataaggtaCATAACAAAACGTGTTTCTCTGTTACACAATCCATCCACCATAATAACTAAACTAGTAACGTTTTATATCAAGAAAAAGGTGCAATATGAAGAGATAACCTGTTTAACTGTTGCATCATATTTTGCCCCTGAAGTAACACTGGAAGAAAAACCATCTGCCGCATATGTTGTACGGGATCGAGCATCACTAGTGCTCTTTTGTTTCAAGAATGAGTTTTCAGTGCTAGTGGCAGAATCCAAAAGTTCATCTTCAGCATAACTAATTTCAACTCTCTTAgcaggatttccttgtttctgcCAAGCTGGCTCCCTAGACAGACTTAAATTGGAATGAGTTTTTTTGGGGTCATAATTCTTAGCCACAACATTGCGAATCTTGTCATCTTGGGGAGATGACTCCAGTGAGTACCGTCTTGCATAATCCTCATCCTCAGAGTCCGAAGATATGTCCATGTCTGAACCAGACCCATTGCCTTTCCCACTCAATGTTCTGCTTCGTGACCCATGAATTGCATCAAACGCCAAATGCCCACTTCGAAATTTGGCTGGAGAAGGCAATACAAATCCATGTCCACCCTTTTTCATATTACCAAAAGGGTTCTCATGTAAAATTGCACCGGGGGAATCTTTTCTATTGCCAGCACCTTCCTGATACAAATTCTGAAAACTTAAAAGATTAACTCATATAGCAATCCATACAATATGAAGGAAAATGTAAAAATCAATCACCAGACATAAAGCAGAAAATGAAGGGCTCCATGTTGGCTCACCTCTCGAACCCATCTATTAGTGAGCATTGTCTTTCTTCTTTCACCTACAGCAACAATTCACACAGAAAATCTAATCAAAGACTCAAAGTACTACAGTTCAAGAAAACAAAACACTCCTTTTGATTGGTTTATTCTAGATATTTACTTTCTCCCTATTTACTTTCACTTTCCTAACATCCAAACTAAGGCCAAGTTAGAAACTTTTAAACACAAAACCAAAGCTTACCAAATCCACAATGTGAAGAGAGAAAATTGCAAATACCCAACACTCAAAACCACAATTCTACGACTTGTTTTAATTGATCATCGCCatacaagaaagaaaaaaaatgttcCAAAGATCTAACTTTCACTTCCATTTtaataatacataaaaaggAGAAAATCTCAATCAAAATGAAGGCACCCAAAAGAGAATATCAATAAGATCGTAAATGTATCATATGGATCACTTACCATATACAAAAAGAACGCACACTATAATGGAAACTTAATAATTGCAGTCAAATAGAGTTAGAAAATAGTTACTTACAGTAAGAGAACGAGAATCacttgaggaagaagaagaagaagaagaagaagagactgCAAGTTTAATGGGTTTTGCTCTGTGACTGAGAGTCTCTGTGACTGAGAGTCTCTGTCTCTGATTGAAGtccttttctttcccttttttcCACTATTCTATGTTCCCTCtgcttttatattattataacatttctttttttttttttaatttagaattttaatatattatttaaaaataaaaattatttttttaaaaaaagaaataataattaatttcttaattatataaattaattccaaaaaaaaaaaaatctcaccaGGGACGAAGGATGAGATCTTCGCCAATCCCCTCTGCTTCGCAAGGAGGGGTTTAAGGGAACTAACGGAGAAACAGAAGACGTGTGATTTAACGTGTAAAGCTGACGTGGCAAATGGAAACGCGCCATTTATAACGGTCGTATGTTATGGCTGTTTCTTTCTACAGTGTTTGGTCGGTTGAACATGCAAATACAATGTCTGCTCtacactaaaaaaaaaattattatttcattctataatattaaaaattttttaattttaaaaaatatattaaatatttttaatatttttttaaaaaatatgtattaattttctactaaattttaattaataaatattttattatttaatttcgtaaaaattttattaattaatctcttaaatatttaaaaaatttattaattaattcatttatattaaaagagttttaaattttttaatacttaataaataaataaataaatttaatatattttttaaaattaaaaaattaattaataatttttttatcagtaatttttttaatttcaaaaataattttatcacaaatgaattttaatttcaataatattaaaattatttttgattttttttaaaaaaattgagatgaaaattagattaaaatttaaaatctcttaaatttattcagatatactTATCATCAAATTAATTTTGTGAGTGtactattttaaatttgtatatttaatttcacttaattaaataaaacttatcaattaatattatttacttttttgaaatggaatgatattatttactttaaaattaactaaaaattattcaataaaatgttagtaaattatttgagagactaaaaattttaatgtattcATGGAGAAATATTATGAATAAAAGATTTTTGTCATGAAATGTTATAATACATCAATACTATTATCAATTTGGCATTTACTAATAATACATAGATTTAGTTCAGCaatgaatatatttaattaaatgcgGAAGgtttttagttaaataaatcaATCTTCAatctctaaaaaataaaatttaaattttttaatatttttaatattttaataattaagattaaattttttttatatatttatgtatatatGAAAGGGCAAATAGGAAGATGTGGAGGCCCACATGGATGAAAGTTAAAGAGGATGACGGTGCATGCAGTCCAGTGAGGTGCTGTGCTGTATCCAGAATTTAAAAGTTGGAATAAatcaataaacaataataaggAATTAAAAAATGTAGAGCTTTTTGACGGATGCTTAGACAGTAAGAAAGAGATAATAAGACTATTCCTTCTCCTAAACAAATTTCTCTATTTTGGAGTCGCTCATTATTCCACTCTTGGTTTGATTCGCTACTGCCAAACAAATCCTTGTctcttcttaaaaaaaaaaaacacagaaAACGGTTGAAAATTGCAATCCCACCGAACTCCTGGAAAGTCTAAATGTAATTGATATTTCTGGAAAAATATATTTGATTGTATTTGTACTGGCTAAAATATTTTTGTgagtttttttgtttatttaataGAGGtccattataattaaaatattttttaaaattattttttatttttattacagaagtaataaattatataataaataaatttaagcttTAAAACATTCTGACTCCTAAAATTGATCACATAATTAATGTGTTACTCAATTATTGAGatttattattcatatatttttataattctgtgtactaaaaaaaataataatcatgaGAAGTgagaaatttcaaaattttccgCAAAATAGACGagagaataatttatattttgtcCTTATGTGAAAaggaagaataataaaaaaaatgaaaattaactttcatgttcattttctttcagtttcgataaaaaataaataattttttcagagAACAATTACTTTTAAAGTCCTTAtcagataaaattataaatccaTCCTCAGTATcgtaccttttttttttttttctcttttctttttaaataataaaaattttccaTTTTCATTCCCATTCCATGTATAATGAAGgaaatttttttactaaatcTTTCACAAACAGGGTGTTAACgttgaattaattatatatgtacatatacaaatataaaatatatatatatatatatatatatataatactatGAAACACTCACACACTTAATCTAACAAAAAATACATCTGAATAAACATGAGAAATCTCAAATTCTATTCTCTGATCcgtatttaaaaaaacaaaatatatatatatatatatatatatatatatatatatatatatatatatatatatatatctaaaaatttatatagttaaggacattttaattttataaatcagAATTAGATACAGTTGATATCATCCAAAAGAAAATTCAATTGGACATAGAAAAAGTAATTGGACCATCATTCTAATAACAGTAATGGTGCCTAACGATGAATCACCACTATGAATTGTCATTGCAGAAAAGTCAGAATTCCCCTCTTTTCTTCTAAAATTTTCAATCCAGTCaaatccaaaaagaaaaaacaagcaAAACCCTTTTCTCGCAATACTTTAGGAGAATTGAGAGCCAAAAAGACAAAGCAAATCCATTGACGTCGACCACCAAAGCAAACTTAGCATGAAACATGGGTAAGCCTCAAAAATAAACTACTAAATAAATCGATACAGCCATAATCAAAGGAACATTTATTAGGCTGTCCAAGTTCGTTTCTTCCCATCAGATCCAAATTCAATCCCTATTTGCACTGCTTTATTTCCAAGGCCATGAAAATATCGTGCGTCCTACCGCATGCGGCACATCATGGCAAGGAAGAAGCAGCGACAACAAGGTTATATTAGCTAGTCAAAAAGGGAACAGatgttataatattttaaaactatatGCATTTCAATAATGAAAAACATGTTCCGCTCTATTTATTGAGATATTAATTGTCCAGAAACCTAAATATTGACAAGAAAGCTTATCTAACTCACATTCAAGTATTAGAATTGCAGAATAAATGCAAAATGTgccaaaaaaatttatatatcctGCACATCAATTGTCACTGGATCCAAGGACCTGTTGCTTAAGCTCTTCAACTTTAGCAGCCAACTCATCCCTACTTTTCTGCAGAAACACATTTACCAATAACCAATCAGCATTTCCTTCTAGTACAATGTTTTGTCAAATCCAATTAGCAGCAGATGACTCACCTTAAATAGCAAATAGCGGGTAGTGAACCAGATGCTGTAACCAAGACCCACAACTTCCAGCAACTTAGGAAACTGATTTCAAAGGGAAAAAGGTTCATGTTTCAACAAGATGATTGTAGAAGACTGTTCACAATTATAGTCAAATACTCGGTCACGGGGGGAGGAAATAAACATACCAATGGAATAGAATCAATAGCACTAACAACAGCTGATGCTAACCACAGGGCAACCAGGGTACCACCACCATACAACAGAATAGAATAGGTATCTTCAAActgcaaattttttaaaagtacatCATCAATATAATATACAGCAACAATCTTAAAAGTTGAGCATGTGGAACAAGAACTAATGTTTTCAATGCAAATAACTGCAATTAGAGCCAAATGAGAAGGAATTTGAGTCATATGCATTTTTAAGTCTTCTCCATGCATGAAGACCCAGACAAACACCCTTAACATTATTAGGAATGGAGTTGATCAAGTCTGAAACAGCTCAATCTGATAATTATTATCTTACCAATGCGGTGTGTTTATATGACTTATTACCATTTATCAAACACCCTTGAAGACGTCACTAAGGGATCTGAATTGGAGTGCAGTTCACATCTCAAAGCAGCAATATAACAGAAACTAGAAACACATAGAAGACATTCTTACTACAACACAAATAATAAGACAAGCAAGGTCTAGGATTAGAGAGTGCATAAACAAAAATGAAGGGGAgggaaaaattaaatgaaagaatgaaaatagaaattaaaaaaaaaaaaaaacaaagcaacCATATGTTGCTCAGGTAACCGCTCAGGATGAGATTTCATCAAGCAATTAAAGATCAACTTTCACAAGATTCTGGTACACTCATCATGGCAACTATTTTGCATTCAAAGGTATTGTGGCTACTCAGTAActcatttttaaaagaaaaatgcaGGGGAGGGGGGAGAGGAACAAAGAGCAAGAGAAACATACAGAAAAAGGACAGGGAAAAtagaagaataattttttttttttttatataaaaaaaaaggaatacaTCAAAGTGAACTCAGAAAACTGTAGTCATATGAATACATGGTGCTCAGGTAACCGCTCAGGAATGAATTTCACCAAGCAATTTCTGTATAAACTTTCAGCAGTTGTTAATATCATCATAGCAACCAGTTTGCATTAAAtagtcatgcacattcaaaaaatcatcaaaatgttAATAGCTTATTATAAAAAAGATCAAAATTGGATAAGCAgggaaaaaaaaggaagaggATGACAAGGAAAACGTCAAAATGACTCAGATTAATGATGCATCAACAAGGCCAGTCGGCCATTCTGACGAGCGAACCTTATAATCATTCATCTTCATTGTCATTTATTTACTATTGATTAAATAAAGCCCCAAAACTAGTTCATGTCTTCACGATGAATAGCAAAAACCATACACCATTTTGATGGTTCTGCCATCCTCTATTGATTAATTCttaaatggaaaaagaaaaagaattcaaataatCTAATAAGCAAATTTCTGGttccaaaaaataattaaaaagaataacAGAAAATATAATTGTAAGAAAACAAATATCAAAAGAgccaatgaaaataaaaacatttgaaTAGTTAAACGTACAATGTTGCTCAGGTAACCGCTCAGCTTCGACTTGAATGTCGAAGTTTCATCAAGCATTGGATTAATGCTTTCTACTAAATATAAGATCATCATTGCAACCAACTTTTAAATTCCATCCTGATAATTATCTCATGGAAGATAATGACTTCAATTCGTGTTAAAAAAATGAAAgcaagataataaaaaatagcaaTATCAAATAGGGTATGCCAAACAGAATAAAAAACAAATGAAAGACGGAAATGCCAAATAAAGTGAACTCAAAGGCACCATATTTTCAGCCATGAGATCCAACTCACACTTCTGCCcagaatataaaatataaggGAACAGAAGCACATTATAGGATGTCAAAGTTatgctaaaagaaaaaaaatcagagACTTGGAGAATTTAATGAACATTTCATAATGATCATACATAGCTCTAAGATGCTGTTAATCTCCCAATAACCAAATCCGCATAACAATCAAACCGTAAAAAATGCTCAAGGTTGAGGAAttcgtattttaatttttctatcaaAATTGCGTTAATCAGATTAGGACAGAAATTTCAAGCGCAAAAGGAAACATTAAAAGAACTGAAGTCTCCAAGTACCAAAAAATGAAAAGCTTATGATTCCCAACAAACCTTCAGGTTAGCCCAAAAATCACTTAGTTGCTCATCAACAGGAGAATCATCCAGGGGCGCTTCAGTTTCGCTGCTCTCATTGTACACTTTCTTTTCACTTGGAGGATCGACTTCTACTGTCACTTCATTGTCTCGTTCTTCGGTGACATACAGACTTGCTCCGCTCGAAGATTCCTCGGGTGTTATTGATCTTGGAACTGAGAGAAATCCTGAGAACGCAAAAGCCAATGCTCAATACACAAATATCAAATTTCTCTCCCTAGCAACTCGTTACTTCTTTGCAATTGCCTCcaacaaaaaaggaaaaaaaaaaactgagatTGCATCCAAATATTCAAAATACAAATCAAACAAAAGTAAACAAATCTAGACGAAGGTCTGCAACTGCAGGGAATTTTTTATGGGAAAAAAGAAGAAGCTAAAAGCACTGATAATAAAAGAGTGATGAATAAAGCATAAAACAGTAGTTAAATACAGCAAATTTCGACCGAAATATGAAAATAACAAGGGAAACCTAGGGTGTTGTTTCGTACGGGAGTGGGGACTGCAACGGCGGCCAGAGGAAGGGATGTGCGCTTGCTGGAGATTGAGGGCGGTTTTGGAGAGTATGAGAATGGGGCGGGAGGTGAAAATTTTGGGAAGATTAGAGAGGGATTGAGCAGTGCAGAGCTCCATTTTGAGGAGGCGGGGAGAGAGATATTTCAGGCAAATGCAGCTGAGGAGTGTCTGGGGCTTAAATGCAAGCCCGATAGAAAAATAGAGGTGTTGCTAGGGTTTTCTATCCCTCCCAGTTTCCAAGGATTCGGGTTCAATTTACACTTTTAACCcttattaattttgtttttcCTTGCTACCCCGTTGTTTACCATGGGTAAATTTTACTCTCtagattttttaagaaaatatggtatggatttttttttccttattatCAAGAAGTTGGTCCTTATATGctgataaaaaaacaaaaaaaaatccttaTAATTATGTTACAACGTACTAACTTTTCCACCATAGGTAATTTATTCTTGAACTGCAAAGCACTTTGTATTAAGCAACAATAGAACTATGCCTAAGACCCAAATAACCTTCACAAACGTTATAACACAAAGCTAATCAAGCCCAAGGCTAAGCCTAGCTTCCTGTTGCCATTGTTGCTAGACAGAGAAAAGAAACAGATTAGTATTCTCGACATAAGATAAGGAGAATAACACTGTCGCTCACTTTACATGTTATGAAACCCGACTCCAGACGCCCATTAGCATCTCCAGAATACTTAAAAACACACGTCTGAGTATATCCACAAGCACTACCAGTGGGGAAGCCTAATTGTCTAGTACCGCCATAGCAAGCCACAATCGACTAGAAATGAAAGCAAAGCCGCAGGCTCGTCTGCCATCAACTTTAGGAGGAAAAAGACCACTGTAGCCTTTATACTTCAGAACTCCCAAGCCTTTACAAATGGATGGGCAAAGAACCAGCAAAAGCCAGCAACTGGTCATGAAGGGGGGTTGCTGCAGATCAACATTTGTAGTAAAAGGTGGAAATGATTGATCTCTTCAGTTACTCACTTCCAAAAGCCACATCCAAACTTACATGTTGAACATTTGCAATATGATATTTTTGGTAGGACGTGATACTGTTCTTTAGAGAACTATTCAATTGTTTGTATGGCATAAAGCTTAATTGTAGAGAGTTTATTAGAAAAACAGAAATTGCAACAGTCAAATGAAACCATGGCAGCTGTATTCTTGTATTATACACAGACATGCGTAGCTGTGAAATTGGATTTACATCCTTTGAAAGTGGCAATTGGCATCAACCTGGAAACATGTGATCTGCCCAACCTTTTTCAGTAAAATGAGCAAACACGTAGGAAATATCGAGCAAGACAACAATTGAGTCATAAGGAGGTCATGGACAACAGAAgcaaaaaattgaagaaaatagaACCTGTATAAGCACACTTACCAAAAATGCAACTCAAGATGCACTGGTCAATCACTCAACTGGGAATTGAAATTCATTTCTTAAAGTTGTTTCCAACCATAAAGTTGTAACTACATAAAATATTTGGAAAAAAAAGTCAGGAAGCTAAAACCAGATCATATTTTACACAGCTTTGTCGTACTTAGTTACAGTCGTGAATTCTAGCCCACCCCCTTGGAAGAGCCAAAACAATCCCATCCATCATGCCTCATCTATCTGCTCCTGCATAAATCCAGATGTACTGCTTTAGTTATTTCCATATTAAAAAGGGATGGGAAAATGAACAAGAACACAATTGACTTAAGTGTCTACTGTTCCCTCCAAGAATGCACGCACCATAAGTATAGTCTCTTTTTCTAAATTGTGTATAGAGCTTAGTATTCCATGTCATTGAATTCATATTCATGATAGAAAGATGAGATACTTTCATATGTTTGGGTGACGCTACATTCATTTCTTTTTGTATTTCTTTGTTTCAAGGATGCATCTGATGATTAGACTTCTGCTTTACTGTGCTAAAAACAAAAATGTTTAAATACCTATTATTTTAGTTGCACTAACCTGCATATCTGAAGTCCAGAGAGTAAGGTTATCTCTCAGTAGTTGCATGATGAGAGTACTGTCTTTGTAGGACTCCTCACCCAATGTGTCCAGCTCAGCAATGGCTTCCTCAAAGGCCTGAaaatttaaagtaatcaaatttAAGATTTCATATGCACCACATTGATAATGTTCCACAATCAAAGCATACATAAGAGGAAAAAGAGGACGCATTAGTAACAACGGATTCATGCTAACATAAGTTGTTCAGTTAGAATCTAGAGTCTAGACACAAACAAGCTGACATATAGACACGTGGACATGGACAGATAATGCATGGTTATTTATAGACATCCCTCCCAAGCTCATGCATTTCTCATCTATTCTGGTTCTGCATTCTGCTGGACATCAGCAACAACCATGCTCTCCTTTTAGCTTCTGTAGACAGCTAAAGATCAGAGGTCTCCCATAAAAACCAAAAGCTAGCTGCT
This genomic interval from Manihot esculenta cultivar AM560-2 chromosome 12, M.esculenta_v8, whole genome shotgun sequence contains the following:
- the LOC110628111 gene encoding protein CURVATURE THYLAKOID 1D, chloroplastic; this encodes MELCTAQSLSNLPKIFTSRPILILSKTALNLQQAHIPSSGRRCSPHSRFLSVPRSITPEESSSGASLYVTEERDNEVTVEVDPPSEKKVYNESSETEAPLDDSPVDEQLSDFWANLKFEDTYSILLYGGGTLVALWLASAVVSAIDSIPLFPKLLEVVGLGYSIWFTTRYLLFKKSRDELAAKVEELKQQVLGSSDN